The following are from one region of the Staphylococcus argenteus genome:
- a CDS encoding YlbF/YmcA family competence regulator: MAVNLYDYANQLEQALRESDEYKAIKEAFANVKANEESKKLFDEFRETQINFQQKQMQGEEIAEEDLQKAQEQAQAIEKDENISALMNAEQKMSQVFQEINQIIVKPLDEIYAD, translated from the coding sequence ATGGCAGTAAATTTATACGATTATGCAAATCAATTAGAACAAGCTTTAAGAGAAAGTGATGAATACAAAGCAATCAAAGAAGCATTTGCTAATGTAAAAGCGAACGAAGAATCTAAAAAATTATTCGATGAGTTCCGCGAAACACAAATTAACTTCCAACAAAAACAAATGCAAGGTGAAGAAATTGCTGAAGAAGATTTACAAAAAGCACAAGAACAAGCTCAAGCAATTGAAAAAGATGAAAACATCTCTGCATTAATGAATGCTGAACAAAAAATGAGTCAAGTATTCCAAGAAATCAACCAAATTATCGTTAAACCTTTAGACGAAATTTACGCTGACTAA
- a CDS encoding DUF445 domain-containing protein, with amino-acid sequence MNALFIITFMIVVGAIIGGITNVIAIRMLFHPFKPYYIFKFRVPFTPGLIPKRREEIATKIGQVIEEHLLTESLISEKLKSSKSQEAIHSMIQKQLQKISKDQLTIQQLTSQFDIDLKHVLQTNGSQYIESQLNRYYQTHQDQTIAALLPNQFVTLLDNQVDKATDLLCDRARNYLSSAKGTQDINDMLDTFFNEKGKLIGMLQMFMTKENIADRIQQELIRLTSHPKARGIVTSVISNEYETFKNKPLNELINTSQFDDIAKNISTYLATYINNQSNKPIVALVPNFIDYLENQLSAKLTDLVILQLSKHLSTIMTKVDLRGLIEEQINTFELDYIEKLIIEIANKELKLIMSLGFILGGIIGFFQGLVAIFV; translated from the coding sequence ATGAATGCACTATTTATCATTACTTTTATGATAGTTGTAGGGGCGATAATTGGTGGTATTACGAATGTAATCGCAATTAGAATGCTATTTCACCCCTTTAAACCATACTATATATTTAAATTTAGAGTACCATTTACACCTGGCTTAATTCCTAAAAGACGAGAAGAAATCGCAACTAAGATTGGTCAAGTTATAGAAGAACACCTACTTACTGAATCTTTAATAAGTGAAAAACTAAAAAGCAGCAAATCACAAGAAGCAATTCATTCTATGATTCAGAAACAATTGCAAAAAATATCTAAAGATCAGCTAACTATTCAGCAATTAACTTCACAGTTTGATATCGATTTAAAACATGTATTACAAACTAACGGAAGTCAATACATTGAATCACAATTGAACCGATATTATCAAACACATCAAGATCAGACGATTGCAGCACTATTACCCAATCAATTTGTAACTTTACTAGATAATCAAGTAGATAAGGCGACAGACTTATTATGTGATCGCGCAAGAAATTATTTATCTTCAGCAAAAGGGACACAAGATATTAATGACATGTTAGATACTTTTTTTAATGAAAAAGGTAAGTTAATTGGTATGTTGCAAATGTTTATGACCAAAGAGAACATAGCTGATCGTATACAACAAGAACTTATAAGATTAACTTCGCACCCTAAGGCGAGAGGTATTGTTACATCAGTTATTTCAAATGAGTATGAAACGTTCAAAAATAAACCATTAAACGAGCTAATCAATACTTCGCAATTTGATGATATTGCCAAAAATATATCGACGTATTTGGCAACTTATATAAATAATCAATCAAATAAACCAATTGTTGCATTAGTACCCAATTTCATTGACTATCTTGAAAATCAACTTTCTGCAAAACTAACTGATTTAGTTATTCTACAGTTGTCTAAACATTTATCGACAATAATGACAAAAGTAGATTTACGTGGACTAATTGAAGAACAAATTAACACATTTGAATTAGATTATATTGAAAAATTAATCATTGAAATTGCAAATAAAGAATTAAAACTTATTATGTCTTTAGGCTTTATTTTAGGTGGAATTATAGGATTTTTCCAAGGACTGGTTGCAATCTTTGTCTAA
- the xdrA gene encoding XRE family transcriptional regulator XdrA — protein sequence MDRQSFTDLIQTKFKMVRIEAGYTQDTMAQTIGLSKKTLVQIEKERVLPNWTTCISICALFRDSEVLNSTFGCDPLEIVQTISRNHCAYPNHAPTSDIYWNNIETRNGFILQSNKVSNIYRVLNPDNQPIFGTSKMREAETYFNRNAKEELVHI from the coding sequence ATGGATAGACAGAGTTTTACAGATTTAATTCAAACAAAATTTAAAATGGTTCGTATAGAGGCTGGTTATACGCAAGACACTATGGCGCAAACAATTGGACTTTCTAAAAAGACATTAGTACAAATTGAAAAAGAAAGAGTATTACCAAATTGGACAACTTGTATTTCTATTTGTGCATTATTCAGAGATTCTGAAGTATTAAACAGTACTTTTGGCTGTGATCCATTAGAAATCGTTCAAACAATTTCAAGAAATCACTGTGCATATCCAAACCATGCACCAACAAGTGATATTTACTGGAATAACATTGAGACACGTAACGGCTTCATTTTACAAAGCAATAAAGTTAGCAATATTTATCGTGTATTGAATCCAGATAATCAACCAATTTTCGGTACTTCTAAAATGAGAGAAGCTGAAACATACTTTAACAGAAATGCTAAAGAAGAATTAGTACATATCTAG